From the genome of Thunnus thynnus chromosome 1, fThuThy2.1, whole genome shotgun sequence, one region includes:
- the psmb1 gene encoding proteasome subunit beta type-1 yields MLSAQSFGDPGKMKDYHYTGPVEHRFSPYAFNGGTVLAVAGEDFAIVASDTRLSEGYSIHSRDSPKCYKLTDTTVIGCSGFHGDCLTLTKIIDARLKMYKHSNNKSMTSGAIAAMLSTILYGRRFFPYYVYNIIGGLDEEGKGAVYSFDPVGSYQRDTYKAGGSASAMLQPLLDNQIGFKNMEGVQHVPLTKDKAIQLVKDVFISAAERDVYTGDALRVCVVTKEGIDEQTIPLRKD; encoded by the exons ATGCTTTCGGCGCAGAGTTTTGGAGACCCCGGGAAGATGAAAGATTATCACTACACTGGTCCCGTAGAGCACCGTTTCTCACCGTACGCTTTCAACGGAGG GACTGTGCTAGCTGTTGCCGGGGAGGACTTTGCCATCGTAGCCTCAGACACCAGGCTGAGTGAGGGATACTCGATCCACAGTCGGGACTCTCCAAAGTGCTACAAGCT gACAGACACGACTGTCATTGGCTGCAGTGGTTTCCATGGCGACTGCTTGACTCTGACTAAAATCATTGATGCCAGACTAAAG ATGTACAAACACTCAAACAATAAGTCAATGACCAGTGGAGCCATCGCAGCAATGCTGTCCACCATCCTGTACGGCCGGAGGTTTTTCCCCTACTATGTCTACAACATCATCGGAGGGCTGGATGAAGAGG GCAAGGGAGCAGTTTACAGCTTTGACCCAGTGGGCTCCTATCAGAGAGACACCTACAAGGCTGGAGGATCAGCCAGTGCAATGCTTCAGCCACTACTAGACAACCAG ATTGGTTTCAAGAACATGGAGGGTGTGCAGCATGTTCCTCTGACTAAGGACAAGGCGATTCAGCTGGTCAAAGATGTGTTCATCTCAGCGGCAGAAAGAGACGTCTACACCGGAGACGCCCTTCGGGTCTGTGTTGTCACTAAGGAGGGCATTGATGAGCAGACTATACCACTGAGGAAGGACTGA